A genome region from Alteripontixanthobacter maritimus includes the following:
- a CDS encoding ExbD/TolR family protein produces the protein MSELNTTPLIDVMLVLLIMFIVTIPVATHETAVDLPQCGARCDDVAFDDIKNKLVITQQDELLWNGEAISETQLLRVLHATRNAAIEPELQYEPDAQASYSTAASTLNLIRQSGVTKFGFVGNDRYRQFARAD, from the coding sequence ATGAGCGAACTGAATACCACGCCGCTCATCGACGTGATGCTGGTCCTGCTCATCATGTTCATCGTCACGATACCGGTGGCAACCCACGAAACCGCCGTCGACTTGCCCCAATGCGGCGCCAGATGCGACGATGTCGCATTCGACGATATCAAGAACAAACTCGTTATCACTCAGCAAGACGAGCTGTTATGGAACGGCGAGGCTATCAGCGAAACGCAGCTCCTGCGCGTGCTGCATGCCACTCGCAACGCTGCCATTGAGCCGGAACTCCAGTACGAACCTGACGCACAGGCCAGCTACAGTACCGCCGCGAGTACGCTAAACCTGATCCGGCAATCCGGCGTAACCAAATTCGGTTTCGTGGGCAATGACCGCTACCGCCAGTTCGCGCGTGCCGATTGA
- a CDS encoding biopolymer transporter ExbD — MTATASSRVPIDPCRRDLFANYIEPFDHGEPIWRPNFAPIAGVLMIVGILFFAAWPVQTHALLIDLPFPGYDGEAPHSDMPVYTITIMPTGTIYVDGNVAPLNALPKRLETIASLPTEAGIIFAPADNTATSQWLPVLAVIKTAGLASWQFCFGGTTANQRYEALDGKTTAATPKECNPRTNYRPDLHW, encoded by the coding sequence ATGACCGCTACCGCCAGTTCGCGCGTGCCGATTGACCCCTGCCGGCGGGATCTGTTCGCAAACTACATCGAGCCGTTCGATCATGGCGAACCGATCTGGCGCCCCAACTTTGCGCCGATAGCCGGAGTCCTGATGATTGTCGGCATTCTGTTCTTCGCAGCATGGCCGGTGCAAACCCATGCACTACTCATCGATCTCCCGTTCCCGGGCTATGACGGCGAGGCTCCTCATTCGGACATGCCCGTGTATACAATCACAATTATGCCAACGGGGACGATTTATGTTGATGGTAATGTAGCACCCTTGAATGCGCTTCCAAAGCGATTGGAAACGATTGCTAGCCTACCTACCGAAGCGGGAATTATCTTTGCACCGGCGGACAATACGGCAACATCCCAATGGTTGCCGGTTCTGGCAGTCATCAAAACGGCTGGACTTGCCAGCTGGCAATTCTGTTTTGGCGGCACCACAGCGAACCAGCGATACGAAGCCCTGGACGGCAAGACGACAGCCGCAACGCCAAAGGAA
- a CDS encoding ExbD/TolR family protein codes for MAMAGGSDDGSPMLDMNMTPLIDVLLVLLIMFIITIPVATHAVNIDLPQPSPDDDQQIIDPVKNKLILTQNDEILWNGEAINEGQLVFNLQESLKFEVEPELQFEPEALASYDISARVLELIKASGVSKFGFVGNEKYRTFGSIAAE; via the coding sequence ATGGCAATGGCAGGCGGCAGCGACGACGGTTCGCCGATGCTGGACATGAACATGACGCCGCTGATCGACGTCCTGCTTGTGCTCCTCATCATGTTCATCATCACCATTCCGGTGGCTACCCACGCGGTGAATATCGATCTTCCGCAACCAAGCCCGGACGATGACCAACAGATCATCGATCCGGTAAAGAACAAGCTTATTCTCACCCAGAATGACGAGATTCTCTGGAACGGCGAAGCGATCAACGAAGGGCAGCTAGTTTTCAATCTTCAGGAATCACTGAAGTTCGAAGTCGAGCCGGAACTGCAGTTCGAGCCAGAAGCACTCGCCAGCTACGATATCTCGGCGCGAGTGCTGGAGCTGATCAAGGCGTCGGGCGTCTCGAAGTTCGGCTTCGTCGGTAATGAAAAGTACCGCACCTTCGGATCGATCGCCGCGGAATAA